Below is a window of Vibrio gazogenes DNA.
GTTTCAACGATTAACTGATATGAATGGCAAAGCGGACATCCGGTATAATGGGTCTCAATATCAACTTGCTGTTGGCACACTTCACACCAAGCGGTGGCAGGAATCATCTCCACTAAAAATTGCGCACCTTCCGCTAAAGTCTCGCGACTCGCAAATTGCAGGCCGGTCAATAACGCATCCGGCTCAATACAAGAAAGCACACCGATTCCCAAGGTCACTGCCGTTACCCGATGAGATTGGCGCTGATGGGCATGTTCAACGACAAGATCAATCGTTTTCAGACTCAGAGATAATTCATGCATGATTGACTCCTAGCAAATGCGCGGTAATAACTCGCCTGCGGGGAAATCAAGATAGCGCCGACTTCCCCACGCGGTATGCAAGACGGGTTTCGCCGGCGATAACGAGACGGCTTCGCCAATCACCGCTGCCTGTGAATGAAACTGCTGCAAGACTTCAAGCGTCCGCTGTGCCTGTGCCGCAGGGACCGCAATGACAAACGTCCCTTCATTCGCCAAATCACAGGGCTCAAACCCACATAATTCACAGATACCCCGCACGGCATCATCGACCGGGATTTGTGCTTCCTCAATCGCCAGTTGCAGCCCGCTACTCTGACACCATTCATTCAACACCGCAGACAGTCCACCACGCGTTGCATCACGCATCGCATGGATATCGATGGAATCGGCTAACAACGCCTCAACCACTGGCCACAATACGGCACAGTCACTGATGATGGGGTGAGCAAGCCGTAATGATTCTCTGGCAGCCAGAATACAAGCGCCGTGGCACCCGATATCCCGGGAAACCAAAATCACATCCCCGGCCATGATTCGGTGAGCCGAGACATCCGCTTTTTGTATTGCACCGATACCCGTGGTATTGATGAACACCTTATCAGCCATGCCTCTGGGCACGACTTTGGTATCACCACAGACGATTTGGGTCTGACCGACTGCAAGCTCTGTTGCCATGGCATCGACAATTGCCTCTAACTCACGGATGAGCGTGCCTTCTTCAATGATAAAGCTACAACTCAAATAAGTCGGTTTTGCTGCAACCATCGCCAAGTCATTACAAGTCCCGGCGACCGCAAGTGTCCCGATGTTGCCACCGGCAAAAAAATGGGGAGAAACGGTGAAACTGTCGGTGGTCATAGCCAGTGGTGACGGGATATTCAATGTTGCAGCATCTTCAGCCTGATTGAGAATATCGTTACCAAACCGTTGCCAAAACAGATGCCGGATCAGGTGATTCATCTCCACACCGCCACCACCATGGCTCAATTGAACTGTCGGTTGTTTGTTCATGAATGATTACTCCTGTGGCGCTGTATGAAAACCGGCATAACGATAATAAGCATTGCAAGCACCTTCAGAGCTCACCATACAACTCCCCATCGGCCGACTCGGTTGACATGCTTTACCAAAAACTTTGCAATCCGTCGGGCTGGCAAGCCCGCGTAAAATATCCCCGCAGCGGCACGCTTTGTGATCCGGTACCGGGGCTTGTGGTAACAGCGATTCAAACAATACTTCCGCGTCCATATCCGCATATTGCGCCCGAAGCTTCAGGGCAGACTGCGGAATATTCCCCAACCCACGCCAGTTAAATGCAGCGCGGACATCGAAAACATCGGCAATACATGTCTGAGCAACAGCATTTCCCTCAAATGAAACCGCTCGCGAGTATTGCGTCTGCAAAGCAGGCTGGCCACTCAAAGCGAGTTCAACCAGCATCAATACCGATTCCAACACATCGACAGGCTCAAACCCGGCCACCACCACCGGAATTTGGTAATGCTGAACGATCGGTTGATAAATCTTTGCACCGGTTATCACGCTGACATGCGACGGGCCGAGAAATGCATTCACGCGCGTCATTGAATCCGCCATCACTGCATCCATTGCAGGAGGCACCAGTACATGATTAATGTGAAAACTGAGATTGGTCAGTTGTAGACGTCGCGCTTGTTGTACTAAAACCGCAGTCATGGGGGTTGTGGTTTCAAAACCGATAGCGAAATAAACCACCTTCTGCTGTGGATTCTGTTGTGCAATCTCAAGCACATCCATCGGGTCATAAATCGGCACAACCGAACCGCCATTGGCCCGACATTCCGCCAAAGACAAACGAGAACCCGGCACCCGAATCATATCGCCTAAGGTCACCAGAATGACCCCTTCGGTCTGTGCCAGAATAATGGCATGGTCAATCCGTTCTTTCGGCATGATACAAACCGGGCACCCCGGCCCATGCACAAAATGTAAATTCTCCGGCAATAGTTGTTGAATGCCATATTTCATAATGGTGTGCGTGTGCCCGCCACACACTTCCATCATGTAAAGCGGCTCCGGTAAATCACGCGCTTTATGTCGAATTTGCTCCGCCAAAGCACGAATCACAGCCGGTTGCCGAAAGCCCTGATACAAAGTCCGGACCGAATCTGTCACCGTTATTTCGTCATTCATCACTTTACCCGACCCACATTTCATCAGAACCAACCTGACTGATCAGTTCGCGATAGGTTTGCAGACTTTCCTTTGCTTCTTGCTGATCAATTTTACTGATCGCAAATCCCACATGAATCAGTAAGTGTTCACCAACTTGAATGGGTTCTGATATCAAGTGGGT
It encodes the following:
- the hypA gene encoding hydrogenase maturation nickel metallochaperone HypA gives rise to the protein MHELSLSLKTIDLVVEHAHQRQSHRVTAVTLGIGVLSCIEPDALLTGLQFASRETLAEGAQFLVEMIPATAWCEVCQQQVDIETHYTGCPLCHSYQLIVETGQELKIKSIEVESYV
- the hypE gene encoding hydrogenase expression/formation protein HypE; this encodes MNKQPTVQLSHGGGGVEMNHLIRHLFWQRFGNDILNQAEDAATLNIPSPLAMTTDSFTVSPHFFAGGNIGTLAVAGTCNDLAMVAAKPTYLSCSFIIEEGTLIRELEAIVDAMATELAVGQTQIVCGDTKVVPRGMADKVFINTTGIGAIQKADVSAHRIMAGDVILVSRDIGCHGACILAARESLRLAHPIISDCAVLWPVVEALLADSIDIHAMRDATRGGLSAVLNEWCQSSGLQLAIEEAQIPVDDAVRGICELCGFEPCDLANEGTFVIAVPAAQAQRTLEVLQQFHSQAAVIGEAVSLSPAKPVLHTAWGSRRYLDFPAGELLPRIC
- the hypD gene encoding hydrogenase formation protein HypD: MNDEITVTDSVRTLYQGFRQPAVIRALAEQIRHKARDLPEPLYMMEVCGGHTHTIMKYGIQQLLPENLHFVHGPGCPVCIMPKERIDHAIILAQTEGVILVTLGDMIRVPGSRLSLAECRANGGSVVPIYDPMDVLEIAQQNPQQKVVYFAIGFETTTPMTAVLVQQARRLQLTNLSFHINHVLVPPAMDAVMADSMTRVNAFLGPSHVSVITGAKIYQPIVQHYQIPVVVAGFEPVDVLESVLMLVELALSGQPALQTQYSRAVSFEGNAVAQTCIADVFDVRAAFNWRGLGNIPQSALKLRAQYADMDAEVLFESLLPQAPVPDHKACRCGDILRGLASPTDCKVFGKACQPSRPMGSCMVSSEGACNAYYRYAGFHTAPQE
- a CDS encoding HypC/HybG/HupF family hydrogenase formation chaperone yields the protein MCLCIPASVVSVDQEQMTAVVDTLGVEREVSTHLISEPIQVGEHLLIHVGFAISKIDQQEAKESLQTYRELISQVGSDEMWVG